One window of the Brevibacterium limosum genome contains the following:
- the ahcY gene encoding adenosylhomocysteinase — MLDSTDFKVADLSLAEAGRHQIRLAEREMPGLMALREEYASTAPLAGARIAGSLHMTVQTAVLIETLVALGAEVRWASCNIFSTQDEAAAAVVVGSGTPESPSGVPVFAWKGETLDEYWWAADKIFDFEDGPNLILDDGGDATMYVLKGTEFETAGGVPTAGAEDSEEYTVLLKQIAASMEAAPGRFARLAAGLKGVSEETTTGVNRLYRLAEQSALPFPAINVNDSVTKSKFDNRYGIRHSLPDGLNRATDVLIGGKIAVVIGYGDVGKGAAEALRGQGARVIVTEIDPICALQATMDGYQVDLLAEAAPQADIIITTTGNTRVLDVDVLQTLKPGAIVGNVGHFDEEIDLNGLSRLRGVEKVEIKPQVHEWSVPVPAEAGLGRDRTDFLVLSEGRLLNLGNATGHPSFVMSASFSNQVLAQIELWHAHDDYGNSVHRLAKELDEKVARLHLPALGAKLSELSKEQAEYIGVDVAGPFKPDHYRY, encoded by the coding sequence GTGCTCGATTCCACCGACTTCAAGGTCGCCGATCTCAGCCTGGCCGAGGCCGGCCGACACCAGATCCGCCTCGCCGAAAGAGAGATGCCCGGCCTCATGGCGCTGCGTGAGGAGTATGCCTCGACCGCACCGCTGGCCGGGGCTCGGATCGCCGGCAGCCTGCACATGACCGTGCAGACCGCCGTGCTCATCGAAACCCTCGTCGCGCTCGGCGCAGAAGTCCGGTGGGCGAGCTGCAATATCTTCTCCACTCAGGACGAAGCCGCAGCAGCCGTCGTCGTCGGCTCCGGCACCCCTGAGTCCCCGTCCGGTGTCCCGGTCTTCGCGTGGAAAGGCGAGACCCTCGACGAGTACTGGTGGGCCGCGGACAAGATCTTCGACTTCGAGGACGGACCGAACCTCATCCTCGACGACGGCGGCGACGCCACCATGTATGTGCTCAAGGGCACCGAATTCGAAACCGCCGGGGGAGTGCCCACCGCCGGAGCCGAGGACTCGGAGGAATACACGGTCCTGCTCAAGCAGATCGCCGCGTCCATGGAGGCCGCTCCCGGCCGGTTCGCTCGCCTGGCTGCGGGTCTCAAGGGTGTGAGCGAGGAGACGACCACCGGAGTCAACCGCCTCTACCGTCTCGCCGAGCAGAGTGCACTGCCGTTCCCGGCCATCAACGTCAACGACTCGGTGACGAAGTCGAAGTTCGACAACCGCTACGGCATCCGCCATTCGCTGCCCGACGGCCTCAACCGCGCCACCGACGTCCTCATCGGAGGAAAGATCGCCGTCGTCATCGGCTACGGCGATGTCGGCAAGGGGGCGGCCGAGGCCCTCCGCGGGCAGGGTGCACGCGTCATCGTCACCGAGATCGACCCGATCTGTGCGCTGCAGGCGACGATGGACGGCTACCAGGTCGACCTCCTCGCCGAGGCGGCGCCCCAGGCCGACATCATCATCACCACGACCGGGAACACCCGGGTCCTCGACGTCGACGTGCTGCAGACTCTCAAACCCGGCGCCATCGTCGGCAACGTCGGCCACTTCGATGAGGAGATCGATCTGAACGGTCTGTCCCGCCTGCGCGGCGTGGAGAAGGTCGAGATCAAACCGCAGGTCCACGAGTGGAGTGTGCCCGTGCCCGCCGAGGCGGGACTCGGCCGCGATCGCACGGACTTCCTCGTCCTCTCCGAGGGGCGCCTGCTCAACCTCGGAAACGCCACCGGTCATCCGTCATTCGTGATGAGTGCGTCATTCAGCAACCAGGTGCTCGCGCAGATCGAGCTGTGGCACGCCCACGACGACTACGGCAATTCGGTGCACCGCCTGGCGAAGGAGCTCGACGAGAAGGTGGCGCGCCTCCACCTGCCCGCGCTCGGGGCGAAGCTGTCCGAGCTGAGCAAGGAACAGGCCGAGTACATCGGAGTGGACGTGGCGGGACCGTTCAAACCCGACCACTATCGCTACTGA